A region of the Vidua chalybeata isolate OUT-0048 chromosome 7, bVidCha1 merged haplotype, whole genome shotgun sequence genome:
CCACTTTGTTTTTGCACTACATGGAGTCCAGCCCCTTTTCTTCGTAGTAGGTGGAAGCAGAAAAAGGTATCTGTCATTGTGACATGTAATTAACACTGCAGAAGTTGGCAGAAACTTCAGTGAAATTTCAAAAAGCACTTCTGACAGTGTATTATTCAAGACAACACTCTAATTGCAGCATGTAGTTTACTTCTCTGAACATCTTCTTTAATACTTATTTTTACAACTGTTGTGTCATACAGaatacattaaaacaaacattcagaaaaaaaaatgtacaagcATGTGTGTGGCTGATATGCATATACCAGTTTGCATGAAAACTGACAGAACTGAGCACAAATGACAGCTCTGAGCTGGTATCCACAAACCCCTTTTACAAACCATTCCACTCCACTTAAACCAGACATAATGGTTTATAAACTGGCAATTTATTAAGACCAACAGCTCATATGTTTTTCCTCAACATTTGGACCTATTTTGATTTAGATAAATCAACATTCCAAAAATTTTTAAGGAAAGCTCCCTTTCCATCTGTTCTTTCCAGCCTGCTTCATATTACTTATATACACAAAAGGAAGACTTAGTTAAACCAAATTAAAGATCTGAttataaaaacagattttggtATGTGCTTGAGTACAAAAAACCCTGTACATTTATTTAGCAGTTGTGTAAATCAAGAACAGTAAATGGCTTGCTTCAAGTGCTCTACAGCTAAGACCTCATAGACAAAGTTCATCCCTAAACaaacacccaaaaaatccccaaaagctTACAATGCTAACATTAACAACCTTCTTGACCAAGGTGCTAGTAGGCACTATTGTACTATATTACTCATTAATTATTAAGAGAATCAGACTCTGACCTCACTTACAGTTAATGCAAATTTACACTGATGCAACTGAGAGCAGAATCCATCTTCTGGTGTATACCATCCTCAAATGATATAAAGGAGTTGCAAAAACAGACGGTCCCTTTTGTATAAATATGtcataaataaaacatatatagaTACAAATATTCATTAGTACAGCAGCTTAGAACGGTCTAACATTTCAGCTCTTGTTTTTATCACACTTTGCTAAGAACACATCTTAAGTAAGCAGAGTAAATCTTAACAGCACTGTATTAATTATTTGTAATGCTACACACCCCAGAAACAATTTATGCACATTTTGAAGCTTTTAGTAGATCTTTAGACCTTTAGTAGTGAAAGTAGGTAGAAATTTTTGAtgcaaaaaagaataaataaataaaaactattaaATATCCCATGTTTGGTACAAATACTTCAtattaagttatttttatacatttgtttagaaaaatacaCTAAATATTTCTACTTTCATTGCCTAAAAATAAGGACTGGATTATGTATATCCTTGTGTTTTTAAAGGCGGCAATGTCAATTACCGTcaagctgctggagcagagctatTAGTGCCCATTCCCACAGCCCTaacactggcaaaaaaaaaaaaaaaaaaagccattgtGGGGCTAATCACAGCTCCACGTGGATGACCTGGTACAAATGACCAAGAGGCCCATGGCACAAGTTgcattttctcaaaaaaaatgaaaactttttgcTGAAGTTTATAATGCTTGTTTACTAACATATCAGTCAGTCCTccacacttttttaaaaagagctgCATTTACAAATGTGGATTCTTATCTGTTAAAGCCAtcattttttccaaaaaatgCACATTCAAACTGTGAAATATTAGGAAAATACTCTTGCAAATAAACTatataaagataaaatacaCTTCCAAGATAGTATTTACGTTATTCTATAAAGTGCAGAGAAATCCTTCTAAAAAGGGAAATAACTACTTCCTATAACAACAGTATAATTACAGCAGCTTTTGCATAGcattatttatagaaaatttAATACTTTCAGTTGCTTCAGGAGGGAAAGGATGAAAGTGTCTCTTCCAGTTCAGATCTTTCCTTTGACACTGATTTACTTTCTTCAGGAATGGTTGATGATACCAGATCTCCATTGACAGCACTTCTAGAACAATGGGCAGATCCTACAGAGATCAGttaagtatttaattttcaatccTCAAAAGTATCATTCAATCTCTCAATTATTGTATTTGCAAAGTATTTCCTATATATAAGCAATCCAAAGAACTAATCAAGTTAAAGTCTGCTTGAGAGGAGTTATAATGGAGTCAAAATGCCAGCAatattcagaaggaaaaaacactgaagaacTGACTCCTAATGCAGCCCATCTAATCAGGAGGGACTTAATTCTGATCATGATCTTTATTATTGGCAAGGGTGCGTGCCTTCAGAGCTGCAGTGTTCTCTACAAAAGGCAAGAAGCCACTGAAATGAACGATCTTTCCACAATGCAGTGAGTGAACTACCCCTGCAACTCACAGAAGtcaaaaaaagataatttctacTGTGACAATAAGCAGATGGCAAACAGCAATATTCCACACCACCTACCAGATAATCATTAGTGTGAGAGTCTATTAGAACAAACACCCATTTTCTGGATATGCCTTAGTTTTATCTTGCCAGTAATCCCACTGATTTCAATGTCACTACTCCAGCTGCAAGATCATTTGTAATATGAACGGAAACCAGCATAAGTCAATCAGGTAACAAACTATACAACAAGTGCTCTGATTTATAATATAGGAATCttacaaataaaacatttttcctcatgCTAATATCAGTGCCACTCTAAACAGGGAAATAAAttgttcttaaaaatacaaaaactcCCTCCCTTTCAAACTTACTCTGAGAATCTTCAGAAAGTGTATCACTGTAAGATTCTGTATCCGAGTATGTTCGTCTGCGCCTCTGAGAAAATCGGTGAAGAGATAAACCTGGTTCTTTTACAGAGTGATTAATCctaaaaaggaaatgaaatctaTTAGTAAGCAAAATCTGTAACAATCCACACAAATTTTATATactttaaatttgaaataactttGGTTATTTCCAACCCAACCAATTTTATATACGTTAAATTGGAAATAACTCTGGTGCTTAGATTAAATTGTGAGTATTAGTGCTTTTTACTATACTAGTCTATTATAGCAGACTAAAAATAACACAGTCAACAATCTTATTTTCACAACTGCAAAGCCTgaaagtggaaataaaaatgaaggaaataatttgagAAACTGAAATACTGACTGAAAAAGAATGTTAGCGTTTCAAGCTCTAATTTCATGAACTTGTCAAAACAAGCCATTTGCATAGATCTTCTAGCATGATAAAATTTTGGTACTGTATTAAAAATAGCAGCTGCCAGCAATAGCTGATAATCTGcaccttttgtttttaaaattagatcaatttatgatttttaattttttctccaaGCAAACAATTCTTctcacattttgattttaatgcTGGCAAGTTCAGGGAGGTCGTTTGAGACACAGGAAAAACTTAAGTATAACAGAAAATTACCTTTCTGAAGAGCAAGGACCAGGGTGGCTAATGGAACGCTTCATCTAGGGGAAAAATTCCAAagaacaaacaacaacaaaaatgtcaCAAGCTACTCAGAAGAATGATATGGATATCTACAttactttttactttatttacaGTCTTTACAAAGAGAGatggtaatatttttttataaaaagcaaCCACTCTCAgttaaaaatctgattaaacTATATGAAAACAGATGGACTGCCATCAATATCATAAGTTTTAGAACATTCACACAGGAAATAGTTTACTACAAAAAGATGCTACCTCCTAGCTATGGAATTCATTCCCTCTTGCACTGAAGCTCCTCAAGGAGCCATTGTTAATTCCTATGATATACAGAAGTATcaagacatttttcctttacCAAATGAAGTTTAAATTCCTCATTACACAATAAAGCCAAATTATGCCTCTTGATTCCCTGTGGCTTCTCTGCTATTACTGTAAAATCTCTATGCATataaaaagttattattttaaatcataatTATCAACTTTGTAAGTAAAGGGATTGAAGATAAAGAGATGAAAGATCCATATGGAAAGAAAGAGATTCCCACAACAGAATTGCTCAATACAGCTCATTTTGGAAAACATACACAGAACTGAGAAAGCACTTGATTCCCTATACACTGTCTTTCTAAGGGAATGAATTAATAGTGAATAGTTATGCAAGTAATATCTTCATCATTATATATCTTTTTGTTAAATAAGGGAAtgatatattaataaaaacatattgAATTACAGACACTGAAACATATGCTATCTTGCTGAAGTGCTCCAAGTCACAAAGCACTTAAGCAGGAGGTGAagttatataatttttatgatTAATGTATGGTTAGCACTctaaaaaaaccaagcagctgAACTGAGGAAAAGTTAAACCTCATTCATTTATGAGATACCTCATTACAGGGCCTTGACACTGATGATGTAAAGGCTAGCaaactgcaaagcaaaagaCTGAGAACGGAAAACTGATTTATATTTGGGACCAGTACTGATTTATAACTCAGTCAAGATTTCAGCTGTGGACATCATAACACATAACAATAGCACAGCATTCTCCCCCCAGTCTAACCACCAGTACGACACTTAGAAAATGTCAAAACCATTTGAATAGGTGATGGTGACACAGGAGAAACCAAGGGATCAGGGTGAGGCAGCTGGAACATTTCTGGCTTAAACTTGGCATTAGCGATCTTCACACATTCTTCAAGTGTTGTGATAAATGTATTACATGTGGCACTAAGCAAGGAAGAGGCTTCATTCATGTTCTGAAAGTAAATGAAAGTACAAGcataagcaagaaaaaaaataaaatatgcaaatatgaCTTTCCTCCATCACCTCTCCCAGACACACTAATTTCCCTCATTATCACTAAGAATttacatttctcattttttaaatcaaatgtaCACCTTACCATAAGGCAAAtttaagaaaacacatttgaCAGCATTGCAATTTCTTTCTGACATCTGAATTTCTTTAGGGTACCAGCCAACAATGTCTTACTGCAAAGCTTGTCTCAGAGTGACTAACTGGTATCAGAAGATCATTCAGTGAAACAAATGAATTGCAGCAGAAGGTGTGAACAGTTTTATCACTCTGGAGCAAGGAGCTGCAGGTCAATTTCACCTCCCTAAACCGAAAACTTGCTCTGTTGTGACTAAACATCAACC
Encoded here:
- the PLEKHA3 gene encoding pleckstrin homology domain-containing family A member 3 isoform X3, with the translated sequence MAVCEIKVHATDNTRMELIIPGEQHFYMKAVNAAERQRWLVALGSAKACLADTRTKKEKEISETNESLKTKMSELRLYCDLLMQQVHTIQEFVHHDETRSPPSIENMNEASSLLSATCNTFITTLEECVKIANAKFKPEMFQLPHPDPLVSPVSPSPIQMMKRSISHPGPCSSERINHSVKEPGLSLHRFSQRRRRTYSDTESYSDTLSEDSQRSAHCSRSAVNGDLVSSTIPEESKSVSKERSELEETLSSFPS
- the PLEKHA3 gene encoding pleckstrin homology domain-containing family A member 3 isoform X2, which translates into the protein MEGVLYKWTNYLAGWQPRWFVLDNGILSYYDSQDDVCKGSKGSIKMAVCEIKVHATDNTRMELIIPGEQHFYMKAVNAAERQRWLVALGSAKACLADTRTKKEKEISETNESLKTKMSELRLYCDLLMQQVHTIQEFVHHDETRSPPSIENMNEASSLLSATCNTFITTLEECVKIANAKFKPEMFQLPHPDPLVSPVSPSPIQMMKRSISHPGPCSSERINHSVKEPGLSLHRFSQRRRRTYSDTESYSDTLSEDSQRSAHCSRSAVNGDLVSSTIPEESKSVSKERSELEETLSSFPS